The genome window GCCGCATCGGCCCATAGCCGAATCAATGTGCCGCTCAACATGGAGAACTGGCGGCACCTTCCAGAAGAGGTCCAGCAATCCTTGCTCTGGTTGCACCAACACGCCCTGGACAACAAAATGAGTTGGGATGAACTCACGGAAGCCGTCGGCTACGATCGTTCGACGGTATTCCGATGGCTCAAAGGCACCTACGAAGGTTCATGGCAAAACGCACTGCGCGCGATTAAGGCGTACAGGCGCATCATCGAACAGCGCGGCACAATCAAGCCAAACGAGCTAGTCGAAAACGGAATTTACAACCTAATCGCCGCAGGATTGGACTACGCGCTCGCGAATAACTCGATTACGGCAATCATCGGAGAATCGAGGATGGGGAAAACCGTCGCCGCGAAACTCTGGCGTGATCATAACAATCACGGCACGAGCGTTTATGTCGTCGCGCCTCCTTATGGCGGGACAAAGCGCCTGCTTCACGTGATCGCCGAAGCCGTAGGGGTAAATCGTTCGCAACCAACTGCTCAACTATATGCTGCAATTCTTCGCGCGTTCAACAAGAATAGAATACTCATCGTCGACGAAGCGCATCGCCTCCTGCCGAGCGATCGCCGTTCAAATCCGACCAACATAGAAGTCCTTCGCGATATCCATGATCAAACAGGTTGCGCACTGGCATTCATCGCCACCCAGCGCTTCGACGATGAGCTTCGGAAATCGCACTACCAATTCGAGCAAATTCTGGGGCGCATCGGCATGCCCATTCGCCTTCCTCGCAGACTCCGCAAACAGGACTGGTTACCCATCGTGCGTCAGTACGTCGAGCCGGACGACGAACTCATCATTAGCCTGGATAAAATCGCAAACGGCCTTGGCCGGCTTGGAATACTCGTTGAATCGTTGAAGCTGGCATCGCGAATAGCAGCAAAAGCGAAAGAACAGCTGACGCCTACCCATGTGCATCGCGCAATTGCCCTGCGCGCCCAAATGATGGGCGAGCGTATGGACAGCAAATATAACTAAGGAGCAAATCGTGAAACCGTCTAGGTCATCACTTAGAATTAAGGTTCAGGCGCCTGAACTAACTCATGATGATGTTGTGCGTATAACAGGAGAGATCGCGGCGGCGCACCATGCTCTGCAACTAGATGTTGACCAAATGAACAAGAAGATTGATGCGATAAAAGCCGCACATCAGGTTCGACAGTCCGCCCTTGCTGAAGAAATAAAAACAAAAACGGCAGTATTGGAGCGCTGGGCAATAAACCACCGCGAGATTTTTGGTGACCGTCGCTCTTTGGATCTTCCTCGAGCCGTCATCGGATTTCGCACCAGCACGCCCGCCGTCAAGCCCGTTAAGGGAATGACAATTGGCGATGTAATTGAGAACCTGTTGCGCATGCCCGGCGGCAATCGTTTTGTTAGGTATCCTAAGCCTGAACTAGATAAGCAGGCAGTATTGGCAGAACGCGATGCCTTCTCTGATCTATTCGAAAAAGTTGGAATTCAAATAGTGCAAGAGGAGCGCTTCTTTATTGAAGCGAAAGCGGAGGAGGTTCCAGCTCATGAGTTTAACTAGACGTCAACAGTCTCTGTATCGCCCGCTGGTGGATCGGGCCTGGCGCGCGGAAGCAATGCGAATGGGCATTTCTTCAGATGCCGATGGCGCACGTGAAACCTGGTATCGCAACCAGTTAGCAATTATTGGGGGATGGCGCTCAACAGTCGAATGCAATTCGACATATGACTTCGACTTGCTTCTTTCTCATTTCGCTACTTTAGCCGGCGAGGTCGACTTGGCAATGCATGCCGCAAAGAGTGCGGAAAGGCGCGTTATCCATGCCATCAAACGCAAGCTGGCCGAGCTGGAAGAAATAGAACAACGGCCTGTCACCTGGAATTATGTTCGTGCAATCTACGCACAAATGAGTCGCCATCATCTGTTGCCTGAGCGTCTAAGCGATTGCCCAGCCGAACTTTTGCGCCGAGTATTAGCAGCAATCGACACGCACA of candidate division KSB1 bacterium contains these proteins:
- a CDS encoding ATP-binding protein, which codes for MQETIQEQDIDKSLKAEAASAHSRINVPLNMENWRHLPEEVQQSLLWLHQHALDNKMSWDELTEAVGYDRSTVFRWLKGTYEGSWQNALRAIKAYRRIIEQRGTIKPNELVENGIYNLIAAGLDYALANNSITAIIGESRMGKTVAAKLWRDHNNHGTSVYVVAPPYGGTKRLLHVIAEAVGVNRSQPTAQLYAAILRAFNKNRILIVDEAHRLLPSDRRSNPTNIEVLRDIHDQTGCALAFIATQRFDDELRKSHYQFEQILGRIGMPIRLPRRLRKQDWLPIVRQYVEPDDELIISLDKIANGLGRLGILVESLKLASRIAAKAKEQLTPTHVHRAIALRAQMMGERMDSKYN
- a CDS encoding host-nuclease inhibitor Gam family protein is translated as MKPSRSSLRIKVQAPELTHDDVVRITGEIAAAHHALQLDVDQMNKKIDAIKAAHQVRQSALAEEIKTKTAVLERWAINHREIFGDRRSLDLPRAVIGFRTSTPAVKPVKGMTIGDVIENLLRMPGGNRFVRYPKPELDKQAVLAERDAFSDLFEKVGIQIVQEERFFIEAKAEEVPAHEFN